From a region of the Lepus europaeus isolate LE1 chromosome 17, mLepTim1.pri, whole genome shotgun sequence genome:
- the LOC133776197 gene encoding potassium channel subfamily K member 15-like codes for MRTQSVLAAALTACILACLLVGAAVFDALESEAESGRRRLLAQKRGEFRRKYGFSAEDYRELERLALQAEPHRAGRQWQFAGSFYFAITVITTIGYGHAAPGTDSGKVFCMFYALLGIPLTLVTFQSLGERLNTQVQRVLLAAKRCLGLRREHVSVETVAVAGLLVCVATLALGAAAFAHFKGWTFFHAYYYCFITLTTIGFGDFVALQSDEALQRKLPYVAFSFFYILLGLTVIGAFLNLVVLRFLAASTDAPKHAARRAGPLRLGAPASRPRCPTRAPGFR; via the coding sequence ATGAGGACGCAGAGCGTGCTCGCGGCGGCGCTCACCGCGTGCATCCTGGCCTGCCTGCTGGTGGGCGCCGCGGTATTCGACGCGCTCGAGTCGGAGGCGGAGAGCGGCCGCCGGCGGCTGCTGGCCCAGAAGCGGGGCGAGTTCCGCAGAAAGTATGGCTTCTCGGCCGAGGACTACCGGGAGCTGGAGCGCCTGGCGCTGCAAGCCGAGCCGCACCGCGCCGGCCGCCAGTGGCAGTTCGCGGGCTCCTTCTACTTCGCCATCACCGTCATCACGACCATCGGCTACGGCCACGCCGCGCCGGGCACGGACTCGGGCAAGGTCTTCTGCATGTTCTACGCGCTGCTGGGCATCCCGCTGACGCTTGTCACCTTCCAGAGCCTGGGCGAGCGGCTGAACACACAGGTGCAGCGCGTCCTGCTAGCGGCCAAGCGCTGCCTGGGCCTGCGGCGGGAGCACGTCTCGGTGGAGACAGTGGCGGTGGCCGGGCTGCTGGTGTGCGTCGCCACCCTGGCCCTGGGCGCCGCCGCCTTCGCGCACTTCAAGGGCTGGACCTTCTTCCACGCCTACTACTACTGCTTCATCACCCTCACCACCATCGGCTTCGGAGACTTTGTGGCGCTGCAGAGCGACGAGGCGCTACAGAGGAAGCTGCCCTACGTGGCTTTCAGCTTCTTCTACATCCTCCTGGGGCTCACGGTCATTGGCGCCTTCCTCAACCTTGTGGTCCTGCGCTTCCTCGCCGCCAGCACCGATGCCCCCAAGCATGCTGCCCGCCGAGCGGGCCCGCTCCGTCTGGGGGCGCCCGCGAGCCGGCCTCGCTGCCCAACCCGCGCCCCAGGCTTCCGCTGA